From Papaver somniferum cultivar HN1 unplaced genomic scaffold, ASM357369v1 unplaced-scaffold_99, whole genome shotgun sequence, the proteins below share one genomic window:
- the LOC113346361 gene encoding heat shock 22 kDa protein, mitochondrial-like, protein MASFIPIIMATMSKKPAATITVVTPKKGSHISDALRPSFTTDDLLSSDMFGSDMEEEVNLYDKEEEKDVMMKRWSAKERKEGIEFKINFPGFGKDDIKVTVDGISLVITSLLGKEEEDVVIIGPDVNEDDMNTVIIFDMDFDDLLNLQELKDEMKNGLLEITIPKVKVEEKNFILVTVE, encoded by the exons ATGGCTTCCTTCATCCCCATCATCATGGCCACCATGTCAAAGAAACCTGCTGCTACTATTACTGTTGTCACCCCAAAG AAAGGGTCTCACATCTCTGATGCTCTTCGGCCTAGTTTCACTACTGATGATCTTCTTAGTTCag ATATGTTTGGTTCAGATATGGAGGAGGAGGTGAATCTGtatgacaaagaagaagaaaaagatgtgaTGATGAAGAGATGGAGTGCTAAAGAGCGGAAAGAAGGTATTGAGTTTAAGATAAACTTTCCTGGGTTTGGAAAGGATGATATCAAAGTCACTGTAGATGGTATCTCTCTTGTTATCACTAGTCTTCtgggtaaagaagaagaagatgttgttatTATTGGTCCAGATGTTAATGAAGATGATATGAACACTGTTATAATTTTCGATATGGATTTTGATGATCTCCTGAACTTACAGGAACTAAAAGATGAGATGAAGAACGGACTTCTTGAGATCACTATTCCTAAGGTAAAGGTTGAGGAGAAAAATTTCATCCTTGTAACTGTTGAGTAG